A genomic region of Fusarium falciforme chromosome 4, complete sequence contains the following coding sequences:
- a CDS encoding Ribosome assembly protein 3, with amino-acid sequence MSSKPNNQASAEFTSYYLQRATQELSEDLDKVRNAEDFKADSIPFLVHALQQGAGLFSAEDQKRVVDGSKSKDGDA; translated from the coding sequence ATGTCTTCCAAGCCCAACAACCAGGCTTCTGCCGAGTTCACATCCTACTACCTCCAGCGAGCCACGCAGGAGCTCTCGGAGGACCTCGACAAGGTCCGCAACGCAGAGGACTTCAAGGCTGACTCGATTCCCTTTCTGGTTCATGCCCTTCAGCAGGGTGCGGGGCTTTTTTCGGCGGAGGATCAGAAGAGAGTTGTCGATGGGTCGAAGAGCAAGGATGGAGATGCTTGA